CCACCCCTTCCGCCGCTGTCAGCACCTGTGTGGCTAAATTCTGGCTTTGAGCCTGAGGCACACCGAGATCGACCAACACCTGGGTAATATCCGCTTGACCGGTATTATTCTCCGATGCAGGATCCAGCAAAATAGCGAGATAGGCTGCTAAATCCTGGACAGCTGCATCATCCTGAGCAGCTTCTGTCTGTACACTCTCTTCAGCCATGATGATCTATCCACTTCCCCAAAAACATCCCTATTTCATTGATTATATATGTTGCACTGGATGAAGCCTGTTTAATTGGACTTGGCTTCCATCACTGCGCTGAGGTTAAGCCTACCCACCGCGTGCAACAGTTCAAAGATAGCCACCTGCTGCTCAACACGGGCAGAATAGAGTTCACTTTCTGCATTAAGCAAATTGGTCTCTCCACTGAGAAGATCCAGTAAGGAGCGGGTTCCCAACTCACGCTCCTTGCGGGCCAGCTCCAAAAATGCCACATTTCGGTTTAGCTGCTCGGTCAAATAGACAAGATTTTGGGAGCTGGTGTGATATTTTGACCAGGCATCCTTAACCTCCCTAGAAACCCGTTTTAGTACATTATCTAATCGTTTCTCTTGAGCCATGCGGTTGGAGCGGGCCTTCCACAAATCTGATTTGGCACTTAAGCCAAGATCAAAAGAGTAACTTGCTTCCAAAGTTCCTAAATACTCCTCTCGACTTCCCACAGTACCTGATGGATTTTCTGAAGCGCTGTAGCCTGTTACCAATTTAAAAGAGGGGAAAAAACCACTTGCCCTAGCCTCGACCACCTGCTTGTCCCGTTGATTTAAGGCATGGCGGGAAAATTTCAGCTGCAAACTATTATCTGCAGCTAACTGCAATGCAGCATCCAGATTTTCAGGCAATTCAGGAAAACGCTCCTCTGCCAGCATTTTCAACTCATCTACAGGTTCTGAAAATAGTTCAAAATAGCTATTGTTAGCCTGTTCTAACTCACCTTGTTGGCGTACTTCTCGAGCAAGAGTGCCTGCCAACTGCGCTTGAGCTTGTAACAAATCAGCCCCAGAACCACGACCAGATTTCATCCGCTTGCGCTCAAGCTCTACCTGCTCCTTGACATTAAGCGTAGAACGATGGGCATAGAGCAGCAGATTCTTAGCCCGCAACAACCCCAGATAGCTGCGCGCCCCCTCCAAAATCAGGTCCTGGCGGGTGATCTCAAGAGCAGCCAACGAACTCTGATGATCAATGGATTTCACTGCAATTTGAGCATTGGTCGCACCAAAATCCCACACCAGTTGGGTCACTGAGACCGAAAGCTTATTGGTCGTGTCTTCAAAATCTGTCGAGTAAGCACGATCATGCCGCTCTCTCCCTGTATAAGCGGTAAGATCAACTTGGGGCGTCCAAGCTGCTTTGGCACTGTCGATCCCATAATCGGCTGCCATCACATCGGCCTGTGCCGCTTCAATCAACGGGTGGCTCGCCAGTAGTTGATTAAGAGCACTTGGCAAGCTCTGTGTAAAACCCTGTTTTGGAGTAACTAAAAACACTCCAAAAAAAAGCAGCAAAACAATCAAACGATTCATATCGAAAAACATCCATAGCTGAGTGTGGTAACGTCTAAAACTGGATGACCACATTTTCTTAAAAACTCAAGGTTCTCAAATATCTAAGAACTTTGTTTCTTGGTGTGCATTGGTGACGGATTTTTTAGCATTCTGCCTATTTTCTTGTGTAGTGGAGATACGGCAGATCATGAATGGCTTTAATCAGGCACAATGCAGAGCACACCTGACAGTTCGGCGTCTAAAAAACTTACGCCTACCCACTGATAAAGTAGTATTGAACGACACCAACTGTGGAGAAGGCGGTGTCGTTCAACTAGCAGCGTCCTACTATACAAAAAAAAAGAGAACCCAACTTACCCCCCCATCTCAAAGCGTTACTCGCATGTCTCAAATCACGCTTATCTATGCAAACACTGAAAATTAAAACGTAAAATATAATGACTGAGAAGGAGAACATCCTTCGTATTGAACTTTGATCCTGAAACGAGTATTCAAAACCCATGGACAACAAGCATGCCGGATCCACTGTTCCCCTCACCAAAAAGTCCGCAGAAAGTAAACTACACAGCACACTGCAGAAGATTGTGGAATACCTTACCCAAGATGCCTTGAGTGAAGCAGAGCACGTTTTAAATTCAGTTACGGCGGATCATATTGAGCACCCCGACGTGCTCCACTTAAATGGCATGCTTGCATTAAAAAGCCAACAACCGGGCAAAGCAGTAACGTGGATAGAAAAAGCGCTTAAACACTCTCCAGATGAAGTGCTGTTTCATAGTAATCTTGCCGCAGCAAACAACCAGATCCAAAACTGGCCCAAAGCTATAGCAGCCGCCCAAAAAGCTTTGGATTTAGATAGCCACCATGCCGATGCCCACTATGCAATGGGTTTAGCGCTGCATCGCCAAGGTCAGTTGACAGCAGCGGCTGCCAGCTATCGTCAGGGTTTATTACGTAAACCAGCCCGCCCATCATCCTTGGCAGACCTGGCTGCTGATTTGATGGAATCTAACCAACTAGAGGAGGCCATTTTTTTTCTTCAACAGGTCCTTACCCAGCAGCCTGATCATCTGAGCGCACAGATTAATCTGGCTGTGGCGTGGCAAAAAAAAGGGCAACCTTCCCAAGCTTGCGCTTTGCTGGAACAAGCCAATCAGCACCATCCCAATCACCAAACGATTATCTCTAACCTAAGCGTATTATTGCTCCTTCAAGAACGCTTTGCAGAGGCTGCGGCACTGCTTCTACAAGCACTTTTGCAGAACCCTAATAGGGTTGAGTGGCATTTCACCCTGGGCCTAAGCCTCCATCGTCAAGGCAACATGACAGATGCCATAACCCATTATGAACATTGCATACGCTTATACCCAGATCATGCTCTTGCCCACTACAACCGTGGACTCTGCCAACTGACATTGGGACGTTTGAAAGAAGGATTTCAAGGTTACGAGTGGCGTTTTCAGGCAGGCAAAGTCACCCCACCAAAATTGCAGGGAGAACTGTGGAGTGGAAAGCCAGATACGCAGAAGGTATTACTTGTTTATGCAGAGCAGGGCTTAGGGGATACACTTCAATTTGTTCGTTTTTTACCCGAACTTCAACCTCTGTTTAAGCAGGTGGCACTGGTTGCCCCTGAATGCCTTTTTCCCCTGTTCCAGAGGATGCAAGGGATTGAACTCATCCCACAGGATCACTGCGCCCAATACCCTTGTGATGTTCATACATCACTCATGAGCCTGCCCAGCCGCATACCTACCTTGCTGGAAGATTTTGGCAATCCTCCCCCCTACCTGAGCATTCCACAGCAATATGTTTCGTCTGCAATCAAGTCGGTACAAGATAGCAAGGGTTGGAAAATCGGTCTGGTTTGGCGCGGCAGCCGTCATCATGAACATGATAAAAAACGCTCACTTAAGCTACAAGATTTGTCTCCGTTATTTGAAATCACCACTTTGGATTTCTTCAGTTTCCAGATGGATGCACAGGCATGGGAATGGAACAGCATAAAATCGGGCTGGCGCATTAAGCCTATGCCCTTGGACGACACCGACATGGCGCGGATGGCTGCCGGTGTGATGCAGATGGATCTAGTGATCACAGTAGATACAGCCATAGCCCATTTGGCTGGTGCTTTAGGCAAGCCAGTTTGGATTCTATTGCACACCCCACCAGAGTGGCGCTGGCAACAGCAACTAGAAAACTCACCATGGTACCCAAGTGCGCGACTTTTCCGACAACAGCAAGAGGGAAGCTGGTCTGAGGTCATTGAAGAGGTTTCAACCACTCTTACAGCCTTGAGACATAACCAAATATCTCTTAATGATTTTAGCGCCCAACACACGACTTATGTGGACACAACGCCATCTGATCCCGTGCGTGTTTTGCAACGTAAAGGAGAGCAAGCCTTTGCACACAAACAATGGCATGAGGCATTAAATTATTATCAACAGATACACCAGTATCAACCAGATCATACGCAGCATATCGAAATGCTTGCGACACTCTGCTTAAAACTCAAGCAATTTTCGCAAGGACTTCAATATATTCAACATGGCCTGTCCAGAGATCAAACACAGGAACAGCTCCATCACATCCAAGGCATCATACTGGCCGAACAAGGCAATCTTCGGCAGGCTTTGGCCAGCTTTGAACGTGCTTTGGATATTGCCCCTCACTTCGCCGAAGTACACCACAATCGAGGCCACGCTCTACGCAGGCTCAAACACACAGATGCCGCACTGCAAGCGTACCATTCAGCCGCCACATTAGACCCGGAATCCTACACCTGCCTGCTGCATATTGGACATCTACAGATGCAGCGCAAACAACATGAAAAAGCCATTGCTGCTTACCAGGGGGTTTTAGCCTTTGTGCCGGATCATTACACTGCGCACCTAAACCTAGCATTGGCGCTGAAAGCCTGCAAACGCTATGAGCTGGCCATACACCACGCTAAAACTTCCTGCCGCCTACGCCCGGACCAAGCCAGCCCCTATATTAATTTAGGGGCCATTTACAATGCACAAGGACGCACCGAAGACGCTATTCAGATCTATCAGAAGGCGCTGTACACCGATGGCGGAAGCGCCATGGCTCATGTGAATTTAGCCTCAACTTATTTGGATCAAGGGAACAACCAAAAAGCCATGCAGTTGCTAGAACGCGCCACGGCACTGGATCCTAATTATGCCGAAGCTTATCTGCATCGATCTTTTGAGCACTTTCGAACACGTCGCTGGCGGAATGCCTTTCTAGACTATGAGTGGCGTTGGCAGACCAACCGACTGAGTCAACGCCGCCTGGGCAAACCGGTGTGGGATGGCCGCGCCGCTCCCAATCAAACCCTTTATGTCTGGGTAGAACAGGGCATGGGAGATACCTTCCAATTCCTGCGTTATCTGCCCCTGATTCGTACCATGGTGGGGCGCATTATCTTAAGCTGCCAAAAACCAATGGTTGGCCTGCTACGGCAGATGAAGGCACTGGACACCGTTATTGCCATTGATGAAAAGCCTCCAGCCTTTGATCAACACATTTCATTATTGAGTGTGCCATCACGGCTATTGGGACTGGTAGATACCCCACCAACCACCATTCCCTATTTGGCCCCTTCTACAGAACGGGTGCGTTATTGGGCACAGCGACTGGCTGCTATAGATGGCTTTCGAATTGCTGTCGCTTGGCAAGGAAACCCTGCCTTTCCCAATAATGAAAATCGCTCTTTCCCTGCGGCACAACTCCTTCCCGTAGCCAACCTTCCCAATGTCCACCTTATTGCCATACAGGTGGGGGATGAGGCATTGGCTCAGCTTGAACATCTGCCGCCCAATGTACCAATTATTGGTCTAGAACCAGGCCTACAGGATTTTGCGGATACTGCTGCAGTGATGATGAATGTGGATCTGATTATTACCGTAGATACCGCCTTGGCCCATCTGGCTGGTGCTTTGGGTCGTCCTTTATGGCTGGCGGTGCATGATACTGCGGACTGGCGCTGGGTCGATGGTGCCGAAGATAATCCCTGGTACCCTACTCTTCGCATCTTCAAACAGTCCAAGCCCAAAGTATGGCAGACCGTATTCCTGGAGATCCGACGCGCACTGCTGGCCCATTTAAAACATGCTGCGCCGCTCTTGTCATCAAAACCCCTGGAACTGGAATCAAATCCAACTGCACTGGATTCAATGGAAGATTTCATACCACGATTTTTGGAGGCCATCCAACAGCTAGAGCGCTTCCCCGATGCCGAGATCGAGCCAATGTTTACGGAACTGTGTACCTATGCACCGCACTATCCACCACTACTCCATCTCGAAGGTTTTTCAGCTTGGCGCCAAGGGGTACACGACTTAGCCTTTGAAAAACTCAGTCTTGCAGTAACTTTAGCGCCCTGGTGTGCCACCTACGTTTCCCACCGAGGTCTTCTTGCCCATGAACTGGCACGTGCGGCTCAGGCTGAAGCAGATCTCAAACAGGCCATTAAACTGGAACCTGAAGAAGCAGAACATCATTTTAACTTAGGAAATTTCTACAAACAAAACAACCAACTGGATCACGCACAACAGGCACTGAACAGAGCACTTAAAAAACAGCCCACTCATTACAAAAGCATCGTCAATCTAGGAAATATCTTATTGCAGCAAAACCTTGCCCAAGAAGCCGTTGCGCACTACTCCAAGGCCATATCCCTGCAGCCAGACACCCCATCCGCGCATTTCAATCTGTCACGGGCCCAACTCATTCAAGGACACTGGCAGAAAGGTTTTGCCGCCTATGAATGGCGTTGGCGCATGCCTAATATTGGGGTACGCCAGTTACCCTGGCCTCATTGGGATGGCACCCCAGACCCAGACGGTCATTTGTATCTACACAGTGAACAGGGGTTTGGTGACCTAATTCACTTTATCCGCTTTCTACCTTTGGTCACCCGTTACTTCAGACTGGTAAGCATTTCAGTGCCAGTAGAAATTCTACCGTTGTTTGCCACGCTTCCACTACAGATCAATTGGCTGGAGAAGGACCATACACCAGAGCAGGCCACCTGTTTTTGCTCTCTTTTGAGCTTGCCTTTCGTGCTGGGATTAAGTGATGCCCAAGTTGAAGCTTCCTGGCAGGGACCCTATCTATCTCCTCCACTTTCTTATTCAGAAAATAAGGATTTACAGGGTGAACAGAGCCTAAAAAAAGTTGGCCTGTGCTGGCGAGGGAAGTCCACGCACAGTAATGATGAGAAACGGTCCATGCCATGGGACAAACTGGAGCCGCTATTCGATCAAGCAGGGTGGCAATTCCATGACCTGCAATGGGATGCCCCGAATCTCGCCAAACCTGACGAACCGGGTCGACATGACCGACTAATAGGCCATTTACCCTGGACAGACTTTTTGCAACTGGCGCAAGCTATCGACTCACTTGATCTTGTCATCAGCGTAGACACGGCAACCGCCCATCTGGCTGCTGCCATGGGTAAGCCCGTATGGTTGTTGCTTGCCCATCATCCAGATTGGCGCTGGGCGTTGGATCACAAAACCACACATTGGTATCCTACGATGCGTCTATTCCGTCAACCTCAGCCCGGTGCGTGGGATAGCGTTATAGAGGCAATTACAGACACTCTCACAACCCTTGGATCTGACACCCTTTGAAACTGAGGTGGGTACACTTTTTTGGACACCCATTCTGAGGGAGAATAGGACGCCCGCATAGAGGAGGCATCTTGATGAGCAAACGACAATTGCAACGGTATACCCAAGAATTCAAGGATCGAGCCGTTGAGCTGATGAGCAGCACGGATCAATCCGTGCCTGAGATTGCTGAGCAGTTGGATGTCAATCCAAAGAACCTTTACAACTGGCGAGCACAAGCGCAGGCCAAGAAAGTAGGTGGTAAATCGCCTGAGATGGTTTCGCTCCAGAATGAGAACAAGCAACTGCGTAAAGAGTTAGCCCGGTTACAAGAAGAGCAAATCATCTTAAAAAAAGCCGCCGCGTACTTTGCCAAGGACATCCAGTAAAGTACGCTTTTATCCAGCAGCAAAGGCGTTACTATTCAATAGAACACTTTTGCTGCGTGCTGGGTGTCTCTAAGAGTGGCTATTACGGCTGGCTCAACCGGCGAGAATCAGCCAGTGCAGAGGAAAACAGGCTTTTAGGAGAGTGGATAGTTAATATCTTCCATGGAAGCCGAGCAGCCTATGGTTCCAAGCGTCTACAGCGCTGTTTGATTGAGCAAGGTGTTCGCATCAGTAGGAGGCGAGTTGCCAAGATCAAACGTAAGCAAGATCTGGAATGCAAAGCCCAACGATGCTTCAAGGTTATCACGACAGATTCCAGTCACTCTTTACCCGTGGCTCCGAACCACTTGAACCGTGAATTTACCGCTGAGCGACCAGATCAGGCCTATGTGGGCGATATCACCTACACTGCGACCAAGGAGGGCTGGCTCTATCTGGCTGTTTGGATAGACCTTTATTCGCGTAGTGTTGTTGGATGGTCTATGGCTGACCATATAAAAGCATCACTGGTAACGGACGCCTTAAGAATGGCCTATTTCAAGCACAGGCCACCCGTTGCTTGATGGGTCCATAGCGATAGAGGAAGCCAGTACGCATCCAACCTCTTCACCGGTTTGCTCAAGGAGAAGGGATACCTCCAAAGCATGAGCCGTCTTGGAGAGTGCTGGGATAACGCACCAGCTGAGAGCTTTTTCGGCACATTAGAAGACAGAGTTGATCGGAGACCTGGTTTTCAGTTCTCATAAGCAAGCTAAACAGAGCATCTTTGAATACATTGAGGTGTTCTACAATCGCCAGAGGAAGCATTCAACCATCGGCTATATGACCCCTGAACAGTGTGGTCTGGCATTCTCAGTTTCTGCGTAAAAAACCGTCCAGAAAAGTGTTGCCCCATCAGTCTGTTATTTAGCCACAAAACGGACCTCGACCGTTTATGGAAGAGAAAGAGAGAAAAAAGGGCCGGATATGGACCGTGGAAGGTGCATGCTGGTCTTGTTGCAGGGGCAGAAAGGTTTCCACGGTATCACTGTAACCATTGGTGAAATGTAGAAACGAAAAAGCCACCCGAGAGGGTGGCTTTTCGTCGGAGTATCCTCTCCGCAGGTATCTTGGTGGAGCAAAAGCTACTGGAATCAGAAATTCTGAGCATTTTGGGCAGAAAGTTTGATCCCCTATTGATCAGCAAAATAAGAGATGATGTTCACCCGGTCGGTTTTCAATCTTCTTAAGATCAGCTAATCCAATGTCACGAACCCCAGGACGGACTCATCAAGTCCTATTAGCGTGAAACAGCGTGATTTCTATTTTCACCACTCATTTAAAAGTGCAACCTCCGCTTTTACAGTATGGTGGGGCGTGGTCGCCTATATTTGGCCCGCCCAATTCTTACAAAAACAAAAACGTTGCCTTCCCGCTGGCGCCACTGCCCATCTGTTTATGTTAGAACAGGGTTATAAACGTGATTAGATCCAAAGAGAATAGGGAAACTGGCCAGAACAGAATTTTAACCATCAGGTGATCATCTTGATGTAACCAGCGTGTTATTCTATTTCCTTCTGACAGGCAATAGTGTGTATTCAGGGTCAAGAATACTATTATAGAGTAAATCAGAACATAGAAATACTCTATGTAGAAAAACTCGCTAACAGGATAGTTTTCCCTTAAAGAACTGTGGGCAATGATAACTGTAAACAGAAGCGCTGAATACGCCCCATAGACACTCAACACATTAAAGCCAGAAACATCCTGTGTCTCACTACTCAAGGTCGTCGCCATTAGAATGGCAAACAAAAGAGCCATAACCACTAACATCGGCACGAGAAAGATAATAAGTGGGTTTAAAATCTCCCTTTTAACAAGGATATTGAAGTTCAACTCAGGAAAAGCCTCTTGCCCCGCATACTCACTCAAGCCAAAATTGGTATCGTAATCATGAAAATCATAGGAATAGTAAGTATTCAATATATTCCAACCAGCCAGGGCAATACTATCGTCAATCCCAAAGATATCCATGACGTCAGTTGACTTGTAGCTATCAAGAGCTGGTGTCAACACCACGTTATCTGCAAAATCGTTATGCCACATACGCAGATGAACGGTTTTGTAATCAAAAGGAAAATCCTTATAGCTATAGGACTGTCGGATATTTCTTTCAAAGTACCAGCCTATAGTTTCTGAGGAACCTACCCGTTTTCTATAAACCTCTTCTTGCACGGCTGTATCAGCAGAATCAATGGATTCCGGCAAGACAAAGCCTCTTGAAATTCCATCATGCACGCCGTCGGTATATGTTTGCCAGATATAGCCGGTCAGACTTACTTCAGACGCACTTTCAAAGCGAACAGATTGAATAAATAGCCCTGTTGGCACCACTTTAAGCGGCCAATCGTTCTTTACACTGGTCAAGCGCCACTTGGTGAGACTCTTATGAATGGATGCTTCATTCATAAGCTCTTTCGCGACTTTTCCGTCACCTGAAAGAACTTTCAAGTCTCGCAGATGATCAAGACTATAGAACATATACATTAACAATAGTGACAAAAGAAGAGAAGCCGTTGAAGAAAAAGCCCAGTATCGCTTGTGCGTATTTTTCATTTTAGACTCCTGATGATTCTTAACGTTTGATATCACAACTATTGCAACTTTGGTCGTGTCGCCGAC
The Magnetococcus sp. PR-3 DNA segment above includes these coding regions:
- a CDS encoding TolC family protein, with the protein product MNRLIVLLLFFGVFLVTPKQGFTQSLPSALNQLLASHPLIEAAQADVMAADYGIDSAKAAWTPQVDLTAYTGRERHDRAYSTDFEDTTNKLSVSVTQLVWDFGATNAQIAVKSIDHQSSLAALEITRQDLILEGARSYLGLLRAKNLLLYAHRSTLNVKEQVELERKRMKSGRGSGADLLQAQAQLAGTLAREVRQQGELEQANNSYFELFSEPVDELKMLAEERFPELPENLDAALQLAADNSLQLKFSRHALNQRDKQVVEARASGFFPSFKLVTGYSASENPSGTVGSREEYLGTLEASYSFDLGLSAKSDLWKARSNRMAQEKRLDNVLKRVSREVKDAWSKYHTSSQNLVYLTEQLNRNVAFLELARKERELGTRSLLDLLSGETNLLNAESELYSARVEQQVAIFELLHAVGRLNLSAVMEAKSN
- a CDS encoding tetratricopeptide repeat protein: MDNKHAGSTVPLTKKSAESKLHSTLQKIVEYLTQDALSEAEHVLNSVTADHIEHPDVLHLNGMLALKSQQPGKAVTWIEKALKHSPDEVLFHSNLAAANNQIQNWPKAIAAAQKALDLDSHHADAHYAMGLALHRQGQLTAAAASYRQGLLRKPARPSSLADLAADLMESNQLEEAIFFLQQVLTQQPDHLSAQINLAVAWQKKGQPSQACALLEQANQHHPNHQTIISNLSVLLLLQERFAEAAALLLQALLQNPNRVEWHFTLGLSLHRQGNMTDAITHYEHCIRLYPDHALAHYNRGLCQLTLGRLKEGFQGYEWRFQAGKVTPPKLQGELWSGKPDTQKVLLVYAEQGLGDTLQFVRFLPELQPLFKQVALVAPECLFPLFQRMQGIELIPQDHCAQYPCDVHTSLMSLPSRIPTLLEDFGNPPPYLSIPQQYVSSAIKSVQDSKGWKIGLVWRGSRHHEHDKKRSLKLQDLSPLFEITTLDFFSFQMDAQAWEWNSIKSGWRIKPMPLDDTDMARMAAGVMQMDLVITVDTAIAHLAGALGKPVWILLHTPPEWRWQQQLENSPWYPSARLFRQQQEGSWSEVIEEVSTTLTALRHNQISLNDFSAQHTTYVDTTPSDPVRVLQRKGEQAFAHKQWHEALNYYQQIHQYQPDHTQHIEMLATLCLKLKQFSQGLQYIQHGLSRDQTQEQLHHIQGIILAEQGNLRQALASFERALDIAPHFAEVHHNRGHALRRLKHTDAALQAYHSAATLDPESYTCLLHIGHLQMQRKQHEKAIAAYQGVLAFVPDHYTAHLNLALALKACKRYELAIHHAKTSCRLRPDQASPYINLGAIYNAQGRTEDAIQIYQKALYTDGGSAMAHVNLASTYLDQGNNQKAMQLLERATALDPNYAEAYLHRSFEHFRTRRWRNAFLDYEWRWQTNRLSQRRLGKPVWDGRAAPNQTLYVWVEQGMGDTFQFLRYLPLIRTMVGRIILSCQKPMVGLLRQMKALDTVIAIDEKPPAFDQHISLLSVPSRLLGLVDTPPTTIPYLAPSTERVRYWAQRLAAIDGFRIAVAWQGNPAFPNNENRSFPAAQLLPVANLPNVHLIAIQVGDEALAQLEHLPPNVPIIGLEPGLQDFADTAAVMMNVDLIITVDTALAHLAGALGRPLWLAVHDTADWRWVDGAEDNPWYPTLRIFKQSKPKVWQTVFLEIRRALLAHLKHAAPLLSSKPLELESNPTALDSMEDFIPRFLEAIQQLERFPDAEIEPMFTELCTYAPHYPPLLHLEGFSAWRQGVHDLAFEKLSLAVTLAPWCATYVSHRGLLAHELARAAQAEADLKQAIKLEPEEAEHHFNLGNFYKQNNQLDHAQQALNRALKKQPTHYKSIVNLGNILLQQNLAQEAVAHYSKAISLQPDTPSAHFNLSRAQLIQGHWQKGFAAYEWRWRMPNIGVRQLPWPHWDGTPDPDGHLYLHSEQGFGDLIHFIRFLPLVTRYFRLVSISVPVEILPLFATLPLQINWLEKDHTPEQATCFCSLLSLPFVLGLSDAQVEASWQGPYLSPPLSYSENKDLQGEQSLKKVGLCWRGKSTHSNDEKRSMPWDKLEPLFDQAGWQFHDLQWDAPNLAKPDEPGRHDRLIGHLPWTDFLQLAQAIDSLDLVISVDTATAHLAAAMGKPVWLLLAHHPDWRWALDHKTTHWYPTMRLFRQPQPGAWDSVIEAITDTLTTLGSDTL